CCTGGCGGCGCCTTCACCTTCGAGCGTGTGCACCGGGAATCGCTGGTGCTGCAGCAGCTCCCGAATTCGGATGTCGACGTGCGCGACGAAGTCGGCCACGGTCGACTCCGGCGAGGTGGACAAGACCAGGGGGACGACGCCGGCAAGCATCGCGGGCAACGTCTTTGACTCGGGAGTTACCCGGCGGCTGACCGGGAAGTCGAGCACCACCTCGGATGCGTTTCCGGACCAGCCACGAACCAGCAGCGCGCACGCGGCGGTGATCGCCGAATAACGGCGTACCCGCAACTGTTTCGTCAACTGTTGCATTCGGCCGACCACGGCCGGGTCCAACTGCACGGACGCGGAGGTCAAATAGGGGTCACGCTCATCGGTCGCCTGGGGTAGGCGGTAATGGAATCCGCTTTCGGACGGAAGATGCTCCTGCCAATAGGCCAGGTCGTCCTGGTAGTCGGCGGAGGCCTCGTAGCCCGCCTCGCAGTCGATCAAGTCCTGAAGGGAACCGAAGTACGCGTCGGGGACGGGTTCGCCGGCTACCAGTGCCGAGTAGATGGTGGCGACCCGGCGGCTGACCAGGGCCATCCCCATGCCGTCGACCGCGATGTGGTGGCAGCAAGCGAACAAATAGAATTCGGCGTCCTGCGTCTGGAAAAGCACGAATTTGAATAGCGGACCCGAGAAAGGCATTGGCGTCCGTTGAATCGAGGACGCCATTTCTCGTGCTTTTCGCAGGGGATCGTCCGCGCCTCTTAAGTCGTGGAAGCCAAGCTCGGTATCGGGGTAATCGACGGCCTTTTGCAATACGTGCCCGTCGGCTTCGAAGAACGACACTCGACCCGGTTCAGCCTCCGCGACGACCTGGCGGATCGCCTGCTCCAGCAAAGCCCGGTCGACGGCACCTTCGATCCAGACCAAAAGTCCGAGCTGCCACTCCGTGCCCGCGAAACCGGTTTCCTGCGAGAGCCAGATGTCCAGCTGCCCTCGCGTCAACGGGTGTGCCCGCTCACCACGCTCCATGCGAGTCCCCCAAGGCTCCACCCGAGTCCGAGTACCCAGGCGGTTTACTTATCAAAACTCCGCCCCGCTGCCAGCCGATCGCGCAGGCTCTTCGGCCGGATGTCGGGCCAGTTCTGCTCGATGTAGTCCAGGCATGCCGACCTGTCAGCCTCACCAAAAACCACCCTCCATCCGGGCGGAACATCGGCGAACGTCGGCCACAAGCTGTGTTGCTCCTCTTCATTGACCAACACGAAAAAACTGCCATTATCGTCGTCGAACGGATTCGTGCTCACAGTTCTCCAGGCGTTCTCTCGATATAAGCGGGATCGTTCCAAACCATACTGGAGGCCAACAGGCTCGGTCGGGCGTTTGGACAAAGTTCCCGGTGTGATCTGTTAAGCACTCGTGACACCGCTTGGCAATTGGTTGCGGGGGCGCTACGCGCGCGCGTTGGCGCCTGGGAGTGCAGTAACCTGCAGCGACGGCATGGGCTGTCTATTGCCTGACCAGGGTACGGTACAACCCGCGGGAAGACGAATGAGTTACGGTCAGGTTGCTCAATAGTTGCCGGATCTCAACCCCGCGGCGCCGGTCTCAACCCGGGCGCGTACATGGCCGAGGCGACCCCACCCCGAGAACACCGCAGCAACGCCGCCCCAACGTTGCAGCGAATGGACCGCGGCCGCCGATGTTGGCGCCTTCATTCTGCGGCCTCGACTTTCACCGGACTTCGTTAGCTGGAGCTTCGAGAAGGCCCGGGCGTTGAGCCCGTTCGCGCACGATCGGCTTGGAATGTAATATGTGTCACCATTGTTCCGAACAATGATGCAGGACACATCTACTTCGTTTG
This Mycobacterium simiae DNA region includes the following protein-coding sequences:
- a CDS encoding MbtH family protein, translating into MSTNPFDDDNGSFFVLVNEEEQHSLWPTFADVPPGWRVVFGEADRSACLDYIEQNWPDIRPKSLRDRLAAGRSFDK